The following proteins are encoded in a genomic region of [Eubacterium] hominis:
- a CDS encoding PrgI family protein, with amino-acid sequence MDDIRIRTHKELSGVAEKYYGFTFRQWLFLVLTGIITVPTYLYLTPILGDEISSWIVIIMGLPLMLCGFLTLQGMTADRLLPFLKRHYLDFGKPLEYKTEKELLAEKEAKKNKGKKQKEESVQTIEKPKKPTRAERKQAKKEKKALMKMEKEQKKEKARLEKQKELELKIERKKAKEKAKAMKWYGDLDANKKALIEERTMENSENALTKEDIENIVRLGEKAKGYLETIEKGVEEDVQKEGKEREIEKA; translated from the coding sequence ATGGATGATATTAGAATCAGAACACATAAAGAACTTTCAGGAGTGGCAGAAAAATACTATGGATTTACTTTTCGACAATGGTTGTTTCTTGTTTTAACTGGAATTATTACAGTGCCTACTTATTTATATTTAACACCTATATTGGGAGATGAGATTTCAAGTTGGATTGTCATTATCATGGGTTTACCTTTGATGCTTTGTGGCTTTTTGACATTGCAGGGAATGACAGCCGATAGATTACTACCTTTCTTAAAAAGACACTATTTGGATTTCGGAAAGCCATTAGAGTATAAGACTGAAAAAGAGTTATTAGCTGAAAAAGAAGCAAAGAAAAATAAAGGTAAGAAACAAAAAGAGGAATCTGTTCAAACAATCGAAAAGCCGAAAAAACCGACAAGAGCTGAACGAAAACAGGCGAAGAAAGAGAAAAAGGCTTTAATGAAGATGGAAAAAGAACAAAAGAAAGAAAAGGCTCGATTGGAAAAACAAAAGGAATTGGAATTGAAGATAGAGCGAAAGAAAGCCAAAGAAAAAGCAAAGGCAATGAAGTGGTATGGGGATTTAGATGCCAATAAGAAAGCCTTGATTGAAGAGCGTACTATGGAAAATAGTGAAAATGCACTTACGAAAGAAGATATTGAAAATATTGTCCGTCTAGGTGAAAAAGCAAAAGGCTATTTAGAAACAATAGAGAAAGGAGTCGAAGAAGATGTTCAAAAAGAAGGAAAAGAAAGAGA
- a CDS encoding DUF4134 domain-containing protein, whose protein sequence is MEKLTAMKNNMSKKTREKVAKAGLIVNTTAMMMVLNMTNVLAVNSNTDSIDQFIDFVCDWLMKIGGVVGLVGGVLFALGWQRDDAEGKSRGLMTLMAGFMLIAIAQAPDIFGL, encoded by the coding sequence ATGGAAAAACTAACAGCAATGAAAAACAATATGTCTAAAAAGACAAGAGAAAAAGTCGCAAAAGCAGGGCTTATCGTAAATACGACAGCCATGATGATGGTATTGAATATGACAAATGTACTCGCAGTCAATTCCAATACGGATTCTATCGACCAATTTATTGATTTCGTGTGTGACTGGTTGATGAAGATTGGTGGAGTTGTAGGACTTGTTGGTGGTGTGTTATTTGCATTAGGGTGGCAAAGAGATGATGCTGAAGGAAAGAGTCGTGGGTTAATGACTTTAATGGCAGGATTTATGCTAATTGCCATTGCACAAGCACCTGATATTTTTGGTTTATAA
- a CDS encoding type IV secretory system conjugative DNA transfer family protein — protein sequence MKVKREYKSNTVIVVLVLLIVFYFGLRLGTLVELNDGEWSFEVLNQASDQFFSFEPLIFNQFTLMIGSFLALFSWMIYETLHSSYKKNMQEEAFGSAKWNDPNFTKDMREKDMYQNWIFTKTEIFSKNMKVTKRNRNCTLIGRPGTGKSRYWLIPNILNSMAETIIVTDPKEEILKATGMSLKKKGYDIRVLNIKDKWRSDHYNPLKYIRKLPKEAFLLDLDSDESRQDIVQELMDEGRNIAEDDVMNLINTIMENTKSETIESNTGDPFWEKAEMVFLQALFYYVIFNYPIEERNFRKIMELIRKGEPDKEGNSELRNLFDEWESRDPNNIGIKQWKHFVVSAKSPKMMSTIIMTASARLAPFNLREVDEMTYNDTMELDRIGMPLNADEGEHGRVAYFIISDPNSNAFNFLMNIMYSQIFTIIDQNAQANGGRLATPCNIYMDEFRQQGAINRFLEFWAYCRGLDCGITIILQSLSQLKKIYKDEWETALDCCDYIFFLGSRSKETLEYMSTMLGKQTLYKKSSGRTYSRQGSSSQNWDVYGRELATMDELAELEAGHGILLMAGTKPFYSELYDLKSHDDYKEMWEAWTEQDGTKDPEFKKTKEWKENHAKLYDHLQEMKKPRKSKTKQQQELMKAIGVPCTVQEPFEMKVVTEAQLEAKYGKGKLKAVWSDIK from the coding sequence ATGAAAGTAAAACGAGAATATAAAAGCAACACAGTCATTGTAGTCCTTGTACTACTGATTGTGTTTTATTTTGGCTTACGATTAGGAACACTGGTGGAATTGAATGATGGAGAGTGGTCGTTTGAGGTATTAAACCAAGCAAGCGATCAATTTTTTTCATTTGAGCCTCTTATCTTTAATCAATTTACACTGATGATAGGTTCATTTTTAGCGTTATTTTCGTGGATGATTTATGAAACTCTACATTCTTCTTATAAAAAGAATATGCAGGAAGAAGCGTTTGGTAGTGCGAAATGGAATGACCCTAATTTTACGAAAGATATGCGTGAAAAGGATATGTATCAAAATTGGATATTCACAAAGACAGAAATCTTTTCTAAAAATATGAAAGTGACTAAACGAAATCGAAACTGCACTTTGATAGGAAGACCTGGAACTGGGAAATCAAGATATTGGTTAATTCCTAATATTTTAAATTCAATGGCTGAAACAATTATCGTTACTGACCCTAAAGAAGAAATTTTGAAGGCTACAGGAATGAGCTTAAAGAAAAAAGGATATGATATTCGAGTTTTAAATATCAAGGATAAATGGCGAAGCGACCATTATAATCCATTGAAATATATTCGTAAGTTACCAAAAGAAGCGTTTTTGTTAGACCTAGATAGTGATGAAAGCCGTCAAGATATTGTACAAGAATTGATGGATGAAGGACGAAATATTGCTGAAGATGATGTCATGAATCTAATAAATACGATTATGGAAAATACAAAATCAGAAACGATTGAATCCAATACTGGTGACCCCTTTTGGGAAAAGGCAGAAATGGTGTTCTTACAGGCATTGTTTTACTATGTGATTTTCAATTATCCAATCGAAGAACGAAATTTCAGAAAAATCATGGAACTGATTCGTAAGGGAGAACCTGACAAAGAAGGAAATTCAGAACTTAGAAACTTATTTGATGAATGGGAAAGTCGTGATCCTAATAACATTGGTATCAAACAGTGGAAACATTTTGTTGTATCGGCAAAATCTCCAAAGATGATGTCCACTATTATTATGACGGCATCAGCCCGACTTGCTCCTTTCAACTTGCGTGAAGTAGATGAAATGACATATAACGACACTATGGAATTAGATAGAATTGGTATGCCATTAAACGCTGATGAAGGAGAACATGGACGAGTTGCCTATTTCATTATTTCTGACCCTAACAGCAATGCATTCAACTTCTTGATGAATATCATGTATTCACAGATATTCACAATAATCGACCAAAATGCACAAGCAAATGGTGGACGATTGGCAACTCCATGTAATATCTACATGGATGAGTTTAGACAACAAGGGGCTATCAATCGTTTCTTGGAATTTTGGGCATATTGTCGTGGCTTGGATTGTGGAATTACCATTATTCTTCAGTCTTTATCACAGTTAAAGAAAATCTATAAAGATGAATGGGAAACAGCGTTAGACTGTTGTGACTACATCTTTTTCTTAGGTTCTCGTTCAAAAGAAACTTTGGAATATATGAGTACCATGTTAGGAAAGCAGACATTGTATAAAAAGTCTTCAGGACGAACCTATTCAAGACAAGGTTCATCTTCTCAAAACTGGGATGTATATGGTAGAGAACTAGCAACCATGGATGAATTAGCTGAACTAGAAGCAGGACATGGAATCTTGTTAATGGCAGGAACAAAACCTTTCTATTCTGAATTATATGACTTAAAGAGCCATGATGATTATAAAGAAATGTGGGAAGCATGGACAGAACAGGATGGTACGAAAGACCCTGAATTTAAGAAAACAAAAGAATGGAAAGAAAACCATGCGAAACTGTACGATCATCTACAGGAAATGAAGAAACCAAGAAAGTCAAAGACAAAGCAACAACAAGAATTGATGAAAGCGATTGGAGTTCCTTGCACTGTACAAGAGCCATTTGAAATGAAAGTAGTAACGGAAGCACAGCTTGAAGCAAAATATGGAAAAGGAAAACTGAAAGCTGTTTGGAGCGATATAAAATAG